A window of Ignavibacterium sp. contains these coding sequences:
- the hslV gene encoding ATP-dependent protease subunit HslV, with translation MENIRSTTIIGIVHNGVAALGGDGQVTLGNTVMKHNASKIRKIADGKVLCGFAGASADAFTLMERFEDKLQQYRGNVFRAAVELAKDWRTDKYLRRLEAMLAVIAKDTALIVSGNGDVIEPDDKIVAIGSGGMYALAAAKMLKKHSNLSAKEIVEESLKTAAEICIYTNDKINIEVIE, from the coding sequence ATGGAAAACATTCGTTCTACAACAATAATAGGAATTGTTCACAATGGGGTTGCAGCACTTGGTGGAGATGGTCAGGTAACTCTTGGAAACACTGTTATGAAACATAATGCATCTAAAATAAGAAAGATTGCTGATGGAAAAGTTTTATGTGGATTTGCAGGCGCATCGGCAGATGCTTTCACTTTGATGGAAAGATTTGAAGACAAACTTCAGCAATACAGAGGAAATGTATTCCGCGCTGCAGTTGAATTGGCAAAAGACTGGAGAACCGATAAATATCTTCGACGACTGGAAGCTATGCTTGCTGTGATTGCAAAAGATACAGCACTGATTGTCTCCGGTAACGGCGATGTAATTGAACCTGATGATAAAATAGTTGCTATTGGCTCAGGCGGAATGTATGCACTTGCAGCAGCAAAGATGTTAAAGAAACACAGCAATCTCTCGGCAAAAGAAATTGTTGAAGAATCATTAAAAACCGCCGCAGAAATTTGCATATATACAAATGATAAAATAAATATTGAGGTGATTGAATAA
- the hslU gene encoding ATP-dependent protease ATPase subunit HslU gives MEQKHFDMRALTPTEIVRELDKYIIGQTEAKRAVAIALRNRWRRQQVKDVLREEIMPNNIILIGPTGVGKTEIARRLAKLAQAPFVKVEASKFTEVGYVGRDVESMVRDLVEVGVNLVRSEKTKEVQSKAEEMADERILDILIPPVKKTSTVQSTDETNEAEESEEYQNQKTREWMKAKLKNGELDDKLIEFDAQTTATIGMQVLGPFGMDDMGINIQEIMGSLMPKKKKKRKTTIKEARQFMAQEEAQKLIDMEAVQKEAIERVENSGIIFIDEIDKVAGGGKGQGPDVSREGVQRDLLPIVEGSNVNTKYGVVKTDHILFIASGAFHVSKPSDLIPELQGRFPIRVELNSLTEEDFVQILTKPENALLKQYNALLETEGVRLEFTEDAIREIARIATEVNEQVENIGARRLHTILTTLLDEILFDVPDKIPSTKVVIDGNFVKSKLEKIVKNRDLSKFIL, from the coding sequence ATGGAACAAAAACATTTTGATATGAGAGCACTTACTCCGACTGAGATTGTAAGAGAACTCGATAAATACATCATCGGTCAAACTGAAGCTAAACGCGCTGTTGCAATAGCACTTCGTAACAGATGGAGAAGACAGCAGGTTAAAGATGTTCTTCGCGAAGAGATAATGCCAAATAATATTATTTTGATTGGACCAACCGGAGTTGGTAAAACAGAAATTGCACGCCGACTTGCAAAACTTGCACAGGCACCTTTTGTAAAAGTTGAAGCATCAAAATTTACAGAAGTAGGCTATGTTGGAAGAGATGTTGAATCAATGGTTCGCGATTTAGTTGAAGTTGGTGTTAATCTTGTCCGTTCCGAAAAGACAAAAGAAGTTCAGTCAAAAGCAGAAGAAATGGCTGATGAAAGGATTCTTGATATTCTGATTCCACCGGTTAAAAAAACTTCCACCGTACAATCAACCGATGAAACGAATGAAGCAGAAGAATCAGAAGAATATCAGAATCAGAAAACGCGTGAGTGGATGAAAGCAAAATTAAAAAATGGTGAGCTTGATGATAAGTTGATAGAATTTGATGCACAAACAACCGCTACAATTGGAATGCAGGTTCTGGGTCCGTTCGGAATGGATGATATGGGAATTAATATCCAGGAAATTATGGGTAGTTTAATGCCCAAGAAAAAGAAGAAAAGAAAAACAACAATTAAAGAAGCCCGACAGTTTATGGCGCAGGAAGAAGCTCAGAAATTGATTGATATGGAAGCTGTTCAGAAAGAGGCAATTGAAAGAGTTGAAAACTCCGGAATAATTTTCATTGATGAAATTGATAAAGTCGCTGGTGGTGGAAAAGGTCAGGGACCTGATGTTTCCCGCGAAGGCGTTCAAAGAGACTTACTTCCGATTGTTGAAGGTTCGAATGTAAATACAAAATACGGAGTGGTTAAAACAGATCATATTTTATTTATTGCTTCGGGTGCATTTCATGTTTCCAAACCTTCTGATTTAATTCCCGAACTTCAGGGAAGATTTCCAATTCGTGTTGAACTGAACAGTTTAACCGAAGAAGACTTCGTTCAGATTCTTACCAAACCCGAGAATGCTCTGCTCAAACAATACAATGCTCTTCTCGAAACCGAAGGTGTTAGACTTGAGTTTACTGAAGATGCAATAAGGGAAATCGCACGTATTGCAACAGAAGTAAATGAGCAGGTTGAAAACATAGGCGCAAGAAGACTTCATACAATTCTTACTACATTACTCGATGAAATTCTTTTCGATGTTCCTGATAAAATTCCATCAACCAAAGTTGTGATTGATGGTAACTTTGTAAAGAGCAAACTTGAAAAAATTGTTAAGAACCGCGACCTAAGTAAATTCATTTTATAA